A window of Streptomyces sp. NBC_01224 genomic DNA:
CCGAGTCGTGGGTGACGTACAGCGTGGTCGTGCGCCGGACCGAGCCGATCGCCCTCAGTTCCGCGCGCATCGCCTGCCGCAGCTTCGCGTCGAGATGCGACAGCGGCTCGTCGAGCAGGAACGCCCGGGCCGGCCGCACCAGCACCCGGCCGAGCGCCACCCGCTGCCGCTGACCGTTGGAGAGCCGGCCCACCGGACGGTCCAGCAGGGCCCCGATGCCGAGGAGTTCGGCAATATCGCCGATCCGCTCGCGCGCCTCGTGCGCGGGGAGGCGGTGGCGCGGCGAGCGGAGCGGGGACGCGAGATTGTCGTACGCGGTGCGGTGCGGATACAGGGCGTACGACTCGAAGCACATGGCCACGCCCCGGTCGTACGGCTCCACGCCCGCCATGTCCACCCCGCCCAGCTCGACCGCACCGGAGTCCGGCTCCTCCAGGCCCGCGATCGTCTTGAGCGTGGTCGTCTTCCCGGCGCCGGACGGGCCGAGCAGACAGAAGAACTCGCCCTCGGCCACCTCCAGGTCCAGGCCGTCGAGCGCGGTGTTCTTCCCGTACCTCTTGTGCACGGAACGCAGCGCGATGGCTGCGGGGCCGGTCAGGACTTCACCGCCCCGAACGACAGGCCGCGCACCAGGTAGCGCTGGATGGTGAGCGCCAGCAATAGCGGCGGGACCACCGAGACCAGGGCCGCCGCGGCCGTCAGGTTGTACTTGGGCCGGTCGCCGCCGAGGAAGGACAGCGCGCCGACCGTCACCGTCTGCGCGTTCGACGATGTGAGGATCAGCGGGAAGACGAAGTTGTTCCACGCGAAGATGAACGCCAGCAGCGAGACGGCCGCGATCCCCGGCTTCACCAGCGGCAGCGCGACCTTGAAGAACGCCTGCTTGCGGGTGTAGCCGTCCAGCAGCGCCGCCTGCTCCAGCTCGGGAGACAGATCGGAGAAGTACGACCGCATGATCCAGACGATCAGCGGGAGCGTCACCAGCTGCAGCACCCACACCATGCCGACATACGTATCGAAGAGTCCGAGCTTCTGGTAGAGCACGAACAGCGGGATGATGACGGTGAGTTCGGGTGCGAAGCGGAACGAGAGCAGG
This region includes:
- a CDS encoding ABC transporter ATP-binding protein; this encodes MHKRYGKNTALDGLDLEVAEGEFFCLLGPSGAGKTTTLKTIAGLEEPDSGAVELGGVDMAGVEPYDRGVAMCFESYALYPHRTAYDNLASPLRSPRHRLPAHEARERIGDIAELLGIGALLDRPVGRLSNGQRQRVALGRVLVRPARAFLLDEPLSHLDAKLRQAMRAELRAIGSVRRTTTLYVTHDSVEALALGDRIGVIRDGRMVQTGTREELWHRPYDTFVARSFGRPRINLLPGTVTATGHFRSPDGAYELPLAMPTPPGTAVQLGVRPRDIVLLGPGEGSGVEPAGTGKGPALELTGTVHVTELLGRATEVTVRIGGQQLSLVVPRADAAGLRPDRPVRLSVPPESLLLFEADRPARPGRRIST
- a CDS encoding carbohydrate ABC transporter permease; this encodes MKRRVLAVAADLALILYFVFALFPVAWMVILSLKPTNELFSTYFSFTPTFDSYRTVLGAGDDQGVPFVRFFVNSLVVSVGAVALSLVIGLPAAYAAARWRFRGSENLMFTLLSFRFAPELTVIIPLFVLYQKLGLFDTYVGMVWVLQLVTLPLIVWIMRSYFSDLSPELEQAALLDGYTRKQAFFKVALPLVKPGIAAVSLLAFIFAWNNFVFPLILTSSNAQTVTVGALSFLGGDRPKYNLTAAAALVSVVPPLLLALTIQRYLVRGLSFGAVKS